A region from the Desulfomarina profundi genome encodes:
- a CDS encoding ABC-F family ATP-binding cassette domain-containing protein: MSNLVNCQSLSKSFGAQVLFNDINLVVSEGDRIGIVGPNGSGKSTLLKIICGLEEQDSGEVLLKKHARLSYLAQADLFDDSRSISENLLASLHAEELEESEKFNLVLTILSRAEFEDPETPVGRLSGGWRKRLAICRALLVAPDVLVMDEPTNHLDIEGILWLEKMLSGRSGGLETFLLVSHDRHFLENCTNRVVELSSVYPEGLFQVKGNYSRFLQERDHFLAGQLREEERLSNRMRRETEWLRRGPKARATKARYRIDEAGRLQEKLADVRSRNRASSQVQIQFETTGRKTRKLLVATAICKSFPEKKLFSGVDITLSPGTRIGLLGRNGCGKSTLMQILAGAAGRGQAAVDSGEIKVADNVQLVSFEQDRRGIDPGISLRRALAPDGDSIVYRGRSLHVVSWAGKFLFRTDQLETPVGQLSGGEQARILIADIMRRPADILLLDEPTNDLDIASLDVLESSLLDFPGALVLVTHDRFLLDRVCDSILGFTGNGRVAWYADYSQWLAEMSSCKKTPEKKQGSGTGRGQSTGRKKGRLSYLHEREYDQMEDRITKLEERVEVLEQKMTLPDIVSDAVQLAECWQELETTRDEVEKLYNRWDELEALKNSG, from the coding sequence ATGTCAAATCTAGTAAATTGCCAATCCCTTTCCAAATCCTTCGGGGCTCAGGTTCTTTTCAATGATATCAATCTGGTTGTTTCAGAGGGGGATAGAATAGGTATTGTCGGACCAAACGGGTCCGGTAAGTCGACCCTTCTGAAAATTATCTGCGGACTTGAAGAGCAGGACAGCGGGGAAGTGCTGCTGAAAAAACACGCACGTTTGAGTTACCTTGCCCAGGCGGATCTGTTTGATGACAGCAGGAGTATCAGTGAAAATCTGCTTGCATCTCTACATGCTGAAGAACTGGAAGAGAGTGAGAAATTCAACCTGGTTCTTACGATACTTTCACGGGCGGAGTTTGAAGATCCTGAAACTCCGGTTGGACGTCTTTCCGGAGGCTGGCGAAAGCGACTTGCCATCTGTCGGGCTCTTCTTGTTGCCCCTGATGTTCTTGTCATGGATGAGCCGACCAACCATCTTGATATTGAAGGTATTCTCTGGCTTGAAAAAATGCTGTCGGGGAGAAGTGGTGGACTGGAAACGTTTCTGCTTGTCAGTCACGACCGGCATTTTCTGGAAAACTGCACGAACAGGGTGGTGGAGCTGTCGAGTGTTTACCCGGAAGGATTGTTTCAGGTAAAAGGCAATTACTCCCGTTTCCTTCAGGAAAGAGATCATTTTCTTGCGGGACAACTCAGGGAGGAGGAGCGCCTGTCGAACCGGATGCGACGCGAGACGGAATGGCTCCGCCGCGGCCCCAAGGCCAGAGCAACAAAGGCAAGATACCGTATTGATGAAGCCGGCAGATTGCAGGAGAAGCTGGCAGATGTTCGTTCCCGTAACCGAGCGTCATCGCAGGTTCAGATACAGTTTGAAACTACTGGACGAAAAACCAGAAAACTGCTGGTTGCCACCGCTATTTGCAAAAGTTTTCCTGAAAAAAAATTATTCTCGGGTGTCGATATTACCCTCTCTCCCGGAACACGGATCGGTCTGCTGGGCAGGAACGGGTGCGGCAAATCGACTCTGATGCAGATTCTTGCCGGGGCGGCAGGACGGGGACAAGCAGCTGTCGACTCGGGTGAGATAAAGGTTGCTGATAATGTTCAGCTTGTCAGTTTTGAACAGGACAGGAGGGGAATAGATCCGGGAATCAGTCTGCGTCGTGCCCTTGCACCGGACGGAGATTCCATTGTCTATCGTGGCAGGTCGCTGCATGTGGTGTCATGGGCCGGCAAATTCCTCTTTCGTACGGATCAGCTTGAAACTCCGGTCGGTCAGCTCTCGGGCGGCGAACAGGCGCGTATCCTCATTGCCGATATCATGAGGCGGCCTGCGGATATTCTGCTGCTGGATGAGCCGACCAATGATCTGGATATAGCCTCCCTGGACGTACTGGAAAGCAGTCTGCTTGATTTCCCAGGTGCCCTGGTCCTGGTAACCCATGACCGTTTTCTGCTGGACAGGGTCTGTGACAGCATTCTCGGGTTTACCGGGAACGGCAGGGTGGCCTGGTACGCGGATTACAGTCAGTGGCTGGCGGAGATGTCGTCCTGTAAAAAAACACCTGAAAAGAAACAGGGGAGCGGAACAGGTAGAGGGCAGAGTACTGGTCGAAAAAAGGGACGTCTTTCGTATCTCCATGAAAGAGAATATGACCAGATGGAGGACAGAATAACAAAACTTGAAGAACGGGTGGAGGTGCTGGAGCAGAAAATGACCCTGCCCGACATCGTTTCCGATGCCGTGCAGCTTGCAGAGTGCTGGCAGGAACTGGAGACGACCAGGGATGAGGTGGAAAAACTGTATAATCGCTGGGACGAGTTGGAGGCGTTGAAGAATTCGGGATAA
- a CDS encoding M23 family metallopeptidase → MMNEQLHIIITGDRGKIFRIPCSRKKLRLLLSASILFLLFLIITSIFSISLFTKNRDYSSRISELKHQLKLSEETIAKHEKINETQRLKLNLQVANLELNNVKQAMAFKEEKEMLMSTAVSELNERSELIEKIMGTIGIHLEKKKDSETGNSGGPFIASQDEARDDLLFRADKYLKTIRAIPLGKPIQGTITSLFGKRKDPVNHKKAFHTGIDFRGRRGDKVYATADGIVKKAFKNGGYGRYILIDHGNGYTTAFAHLQTILVKRGERVTRGQLIGLVGNTGRSTGPHLHYEVCLNKKPINPYKFMKIASLLKKSSSAPSEKK, encoded by the coding sequence ATGATGAATGAGCAGCTGCATATTATCATCACCGGAGACAGGGGAAAAATCTTTCGCATTCCCTGTTCCCGAAAGAAGCTCCGACTGCTTCTTTCCGCTTCAATTCTTTTCTTACTTTTTCTCATTATTACCAGCATTTTTTCAATTTCACTTTTTACAAAAAACAGGGACTACAGTTCCCGGATTTCCGAATTGAAACACCAGCTCAAACTCAGTGAAGAAACCATAGCGAAGCATGAGAAAATAAATGAAACACAACGGTTAAAGCTCAATCTTCAAGTTGCCAACCTGGAGCTGAACAATGTAAAACAGGCAATGGCATTCAAGGAAGAGAAGGAAATGCTGATGTCCACCGCGGTCAGTGAACTCAATGAGCGCAGTGAACTGATCGAAAAAATCATGGGCACAATTGGAATCCACCTTGAGAAAAAAAAGGATTCTGAAACGGGAAACAGTGGTGGTCCGTTCATAGCCAGTCAGGATGAAGCCAGAGACGACCTCCTTTTCAGGGCTGACAAATATCTGAAAACAATTCGCGCCATCCCTTTGGGTAAACCGATACAGGGAACTATTACCTCACTTTTCGGAAAACGAAAAGACCCGGTTAATCATAAAAAAGCCTTTCATACCGGGATCGACTTTCGGGGGCGACGGGGAGACAAGGTATATGCGACGGCAGACGGTATTGTCAAAAAAGCTTTTAAAAATGGAGGGTATGGCAGATATATCCTCATTGACCATGGTAATGGATACACAACCGCCTTTGCCCACCTCCAGACGATACTGGTAAAAAGAGGCGAACGGGTGACGAGAGGACAGCTCATCGGTCTTGTCGGCAATACAGGAAGGTCAACCGGACCTCACCTTCACTATGAAGTCTGCCTTAACAAAAAGCCGATCAATCCTTATAAGTTTATGAAAATTGCCAGTCTATTAAAAAAATCCAGTTCTGCACCATCGGAGAAAAAATAA
- a CDS encoding bactofilin family protein — protein MGMFGKSDNVEQEMQKVENEAISSIIDKSMSVTGEISFKGKARIDGEINGNIEGEHLVLSETGKVNGDITVSSFNCYGKLEGNVTAKILTARKNCSIIGKLTAGSLTVEPGATIDGEIKAATADAKGSPVQNTKPAPSTPDKKT, from the coding sequence ATGGGTATGTTTGGAAAATCGGACAACGTTGAGCAGGAGATGCAAAAGGTGGAAAATGAAGCTATTTCGTCAATTATCGACAAAAGCATGAGCGTCACCGGAGAGATTTCATTCAAAGGCAAGGCCAGAATCGACGGCGAAATCAATGGCAATATTGAAGGTGAGCATCTCGTTCTCAGTGAAACAGGCAAGGTCAATGGTGACATCACTGTTTCCTCATTCAACTGCTACGGAAAACTGGAGGGCAACGTTACGGCGAAGATCCTCACTGCCAGGAAGAACTGTTCGATCATAGGCAAGTTGACGGCGGGAAGCCTGACAGTTGAACCTGGGGCGACAATTGATGGAGAAATAAAAGCCGCAACTGCTGACGCAAAAGGTTCACCGGTGCAAAATACCAAACCGGCCCCGTCAACACCTGACAAAAAAACCTGA
- a CDS encoding ATP-grasp domain-containing protein — MKESPHIIRDSDTFYHQYQNLTSRSIVCTRIRMKPGEEQLLTDLAERRITLIPSATSQLASRSKVFQTRIFKEYLLPFTRAIYDNHSLLHCISLYRKQNISKVVLKRERKNGGLGIHLFSNVEDIFNMTAGGGFHYPFVIQPFQPNSRDVRVIMLDDYHEAYERKNSYNFRNNLHCGGKSTPFPLSNRQLSFCKRVMKRGKFPYGHIDLLLSENNTCRLSEINLRGGLRGAEITLEDYREKIQEIHERLLREAVEKI, encoded by the coding sequence TTGAAGGAGTCCCCACATATCATACGGGACAGTGACACTTTTTACCATCAATATCAAAACCTTACGAGCCGCAGCATTGTCTGCACCCGCATCCGGATGAAGCCGGGAGAAGAACAGCTGCTGACTGATCTGGCGGAACGAAGAATTACACTCATCCCTTCGGCCACTTCCCAGCTGGCAAGCCGGTCCAAAGTGTTTCAGACAAGGATTTTCAAAGAGTATCTCCTCCCTTTCACCAGGGCCATATACGACAACCACTCACTCCTGCACTGCATTTCCTTATACCGGAAACAGAACATCAGCAAGGTCGTTCTCAAACGCGAACGAAAGAATGGCGGTCTGGGAATCCACCTCTTTTCAAATGTTGAAGACATCTTCAACATGACGGCGGGTGGAGGATTTCACTATCCTTTTGTCATTCAGCCATTCCAACCCAACAGCAGAGACGTGCGGGTCATTATGCTTGACGATTATCACGAGGCTTATGAACGAAAAAACAGCTATAATTTTCGTAATAATCTTCACTGCGGTGGGAAATCCACACCATTCCCCCTCAGTAACAGACAGCTTTCTTTCTGCAAACGTGTAATGAAAAGAGGGAAGTTTCCCTATGGCCATATAGACCTTCTCCTTTCGGAAAACAATACCTGTCGGCTCAGCGAAATAAACCTTCGTGGAGGATTAAGAGGGGCAGAAATAACACTGGAAGACTACAGAGAAAAAATCCAGGAAATCCATGAGAGACTGCTCAGGGAAGCAGTCGAAAAAATATAA
- a CDS encoding TusE/DsrC/DsvC family sulfur relay protein, which translates to MPTIEHNGSSFEVDEDGFLLNGDDFNADWVDYVKGVEGISEMTDEHQKVIDALQEYYKKNGIAPMVRILSKTTGFPLKRIYELFPSGPGKGACKMAGLPKPTGCV; encoded by the coding sequence ATGCCAACAATCGAACACAACGGATCAAGTTTTGAGGTTGATGAGGACGGTTTTCTGCTCAATGGTGATGACTTTAACGCGGATTGGGTAGATTATGTAAAAGGTGTTGAAGGAATCAGTGAAATGACCGATGAGCATCAGAAAGTTATCGACGCTCTGCAGGAATACTACAAGAAGAACGGTATTGCTCCCATGGTACGTATTCTTTCTAAAACTACCGGTTTTCCACTGAAGAGAATCTATGAGCTCTTCCCTTCAGGACCTGGCAAGGGAGCCTGTAAAATGGCTGGTCTTCCCAAGCCCACAGGTTGTGTATAA
- a CDS encoding SurA N-terminal domain-containing protein, whose protein sequence is MLQLLRDKAQSTFIQIIVVIIALVFIFWGVGTNMMGSRQAALVVNGEEISFEQFQQTYDRVYQRLSDQFGGNVPKGLVETLGIKQQAINQLVQATLLRQGAEKMGIVVSREEIRKVIQNMVQFQENGVFSLERYKAILAQNRLNPTKFEASMQHDRLAETASRKISNFATVATDYEIRDLFNQINEKIALDYVKISPSRFSDKVEINDSILADWFQKVKDNYKTEPQLKLKYLAFTYDAVGKKIEIDPAEIESYYNSNKKLFTVKEQRHARHILFKAEKDAPEAIRKEKETTAAEVLKLARGGRDFVELAKEYSEGPSRESGGDLGFFEKGSMVIPFDTAVFAMQPGDISDVIKTRYGYHIIKLEEVKPASVKPLTEVKEKIVQILQRKKAEEIAFQVANTAYEGIISAGSLKKYTEKYPDTKVIETDFFTRSDPPQILADDPQFLSKCFELNRGELSSLIKGQSGYGIFFAEDLKNPEIPSLEKVRERVLADYKKEKSMELAEKSAAEILAQLRAGKDFAVVAPEHGFELLQTGFLSKREKNGKSDFPGELLAKVFLLSPSSPLPEKPEKVNNELYVFRYLDSKVPEMTEASEEVAKLKNDLLRFKQQQLLSAWLMHQEKTAKITKHKSL, encoded by the coding sequence ATGCTGCAATTACTTCGAGATAAAGCACAATCCACATTTATTCAGATTATCGTTGTCATTATTGCTTTGGTTTTTATCTTCTGGGGAGTGGGAACGAATATGATGGGAAGCCGGCAGGCCGCCCTTGTAGTTAATGGAGAGGAAATTTCCTTCGAACAGTTTCAACAGACCTACGACCGTGTCTACCAGAGATTAAGCGACCAGTTTGGAGGCAATGTTCCAAAAGGACTGGTGGAAACCCTTGGCATAAAACAACAGGCGATAAATCAACTGGTTCAGGCTACTCTCCTCAGGCAGGGCGCAGAGAAAATGGGAATAGTTGTCAGCAGAGAGGAGATCCGGAAAGTAATCCAGAACATGGTTCAGTTTCAGGAAAATGGAGTTTTCAGCCTTGAACGCTATAAGGCAATCCTGGCGCAGAATAGACTGAATCCCACCAAATTTGAAGCTTCCATGCAGCATGACCGGCTGGCGGAGACTGCCAGCCGAAAAATCAGCAATTTTGCAACTGTGGCTACAGATTACGAAATCAGAGACCTTTTCAACCAGATCAATGAAAAAATCGCCCTTGATTACGTAAAAATTTCACCGTCACGGTTTTCAGATAAGGTCGAAATCAATGATTCAATTCTGGCCGACTGGTTTCAGAAGGTAAAGGATAATTATAAGACAGAACCACAACTCAAACTCAAATACCTTGCATTTACTTATGATGCTGTCGGGAAAAAGATTGAAATTGATCCCGCGGAAATTGAATCATACTATAACAGCAACAAAAAACTGTTTACTGTAAAAGAGCAACGCCACGCCAGACATATTCTTTTCAAAGCCGAAAAAGATGCTCCGGAAGCGATCCGGAAAGAAAAGGAAACAACGGCCGCCGAGGTTCTGAAACTGGCCAGGGGCGGTAGAGATTTTGTCGAGCTGGCAAAGGAGTATTCCGAAGGACCGAGCAGAGAAAGTGGCGGAGACCTCGGATTCTTTGAAAAGGGCAGCATGGTTATTCCTTTTGATACTGCGGTATTTGCCATGCAGCCCGGAGACATCAGTGATGTTATAAAAACCCGATACGGGTATCATATTATCAAGCTTGAAGAAGTCAAACCGGCAAGTGTCAAACCGCTTACAGAGGTAAAAGAAAAAATAGTTCAAATCCTGCAGCGGAAAAAAGCGGAAGAAATCGCGTTTCAGGTTGCCAACACCGCCTATGAAGGAATAATCAGTGCCGGCAGTCTGAAGAAATACACAGAAAAATATCCCGACACGAAAGTCATTGAAACGGATTTTTTCACCCGGTCAGATCCGCCTCAGATTCTTGCCGATGACCCTCAATTCCTCTCCAAGTGCTTTGAATTGAACAGGGGGGAACTGAGTTCTCTCATCAAGGGACAGTCCGGTTATGGAATCTTTTTCGCGGAAGATTTGAAAAATCCGGAAATTCCATCTCTTGAGAAAGTCAGGGAACGCGTGCTTGCGGACTATAAAAAGGAAAAAAGCATGGAACTGGCCGAAAAAAGCGCCGCAGAAATCCTGGCTCAGCTCCGTGCAGGAAAAGATTTCGCAGTTGTTGCCCCAGAACACGGGTTTGAACTTCTACAAACAGGATTTCTCAGCAAAAGGGAAAAAAATGGAAAAAGTGATTTTCCCGGAGAGCTTCTTGCCAAGGTATTTCTGCTGTCCCCGTCTTCACCACTGCCTGAAAAACCGGAAAAGGTGAACAATGAGTTGTACGTCTTCCGCTATCTTGACAGCAAAGTCCCGGAAATGACGGAAGCATCAGAGGAAGTAGCGAAACTGAAAAATGATCTTCTTCGTTTCAAGCAGCAACAACTCCTGTCTGCCTGGCTCATGCATCAGGAGAAAACAGCCAAAATCACCAAACATAAAAGTTTGTAA
- a CDS encoding recombinase family protein produces the protein MTVFGYVFLAADRQELVSLEQQRKQLKKCGERLGVELDDLYVEEGASLKSPFKGRVAGKALFQHVQAGDTILVLQCQWVLGGGAKEAAKLVRMLKKAGVSLYCADLETSITLDEKRRLAVYQGGAALLGKIIQAMASCEASEHGKAIRATKQLRKEQGKYLGGRYPSVGR, from the coding sequence ATGACTGTTTTCGGATATGTGTTCCTTGCTGCTGACAGACAGGAGCTGGTGTCTTTGGAGCAACAGCGGAAGCAGCTGAAAAAGTGCGGAGAAAGGCTGGGGGTGGAACTTGATGACCTGTATGTTGAGGAAGGTGCATCTTTAAAGTCCCCGTTCAAGGGAAGAGTTGCGGGTAAAGCGCTTTTTCAGCATGTCCAGGCCGGTGATACTATTCTGGTCCTGCAATGCCAATGGGTGCTTGGGGGAGGTGCGAAAGAGGCGGCAAAACTCGTCCGTATGTTGAAAAAAGCAGGTGTCTCTCTTTACTGTGCCGATCTTGAAACAAGTATTACCCTTGATGAAAAACGCAGACTGGCTGTTTACCAGGGTGGGGCTGCATTGCTGGGGAAGATCATTCAGGCCATGGCTTCTTGTGAGGCCAGTGAGCATGGAAAAGCGATTCGGGCAACGAAACAACTCAGAAAAGAGCAGGGGAAATATCTCGGGGGCCGGTACCCTTCGGTTGGAAGGTGA
- a CDS encoding DEAD/DEAH box helicase, translated as MQITGSLEQYKKLSPFEQALMQFLSIVYEPAHSTLIVNCLRKLELKNPRGNRPTVANLNHYLTKFEQLGLLTPKRQCSPEIVEILSKLAVKEGTFPLYAKAIQDEAPVSYYYGKWTTRCWRAMREMRIGIYTQQFNLIDDAQEFLENQCRELVDTPPPTVQVMTDPFDADWFRGLPTSFQFYLLSNVLQYGQETLSDYPEILAFLSDETEFSSLGVDEFLPFKRLLFIELLFRGCFSEAKELVLSNRNSFQGTGALGSLHFLTGSNTEAIAAYQEDLRFLGKYSNDENVAFFGPTGLFYILALLSEQEKDFPAIANQIGIALSLFRTAKENDAYNYLATVVNSQISKGMQGTEIILPEEKDRNALTVVFAGLCQYWLNSSLSPELEREILTFFNRARTGNYDFFTIILGDILATVSHDNSEYIAITSSLREKSGILSLLSILEPEEPWKRSLQALIYATSQEKDSPQQSIRLVWTITFKGTRITIGPREQKLAPDGEWTKGRPISLSRLYQTSKLTYLSTQDRKICAAIKKVHNNETHSTSYYFDMDRALVAMIGHPLLFLAESPSTPVEFVAGEPELLVEERGEFLHIRFSQPISTDNISYFRETPTRVKIITINENHRRIAQITGKDGMTVPLSASEQVLTAIGNISSFMTVHSAIAADKASNRASNITYVEADSTIYMHLIPYGTGFRLEMFVKPFAEGGHYLKPGQGVENIMAEVKGKRLQTKRNLAQEEERARDVEELCPILDLAIDMEQENDREWHLQDPDDCLQALTELQAIRDKVVIEWPEGEKLTITHKASLENLNLKIRTNRQNWFAMSGNLTLDQGQVIELKELLAKVKNASGRFVEIAPGQFIALTQEFKKRLEDMNIFADSMDDDSNEILIHPLAAMPLEKLAAQAVTDADDGWKKQIERIQAAQNFTPELPSTLQAELRDYQREGYNWLARLAHWGVGGCLADDMGLGKTLQSLAIILKLAANGPSLVVAPTSVSTNWQSEVTRFTPTINIKLFTGKDREKTVKNLGKFDMLITTYTLLQQESELLSSVKWQTVILDEAQAIKNAATKRSKAAMSLQAEFKIITTGTPIENHLGELWNLFHFINPGLLGSLNSFNERFAIPIERYQDRDAKLKLKKLIRPFILRRIKSQVLEELPSRTEITLDVKMTPEEAHFYEALRQNAIDLLENSKNRKGRHIQILTEIMKLRQACCNPRLLDNDTSIESSKLKVFASLVEELIGGNHKALVFSQFIGHLRIIREYLDEQGIYYQYLDGSTSSKKRKERVEAFQSGQGDLFLISLKAGGLGLNLTAADYVIHMDPWWNPAVEDQASDRAHRIGQTRPVTIYRLVCKDSIEEKIVKLHQEKRDLAGSLLEGSDISAKMKSDDLLDLIKAS; from the coding sequence ATGCAAATCACAGGCTCTCTGGAGCAATATAAAAAACTTTCTCCATTCGAACAGGCCCTGATGCAGTTTCTCTCCATTGTCTATGAACCTGCACATTCAACACTTATTGTCAACTGCCTGCGAAAGCTCGAATTGAAAAATCCCAGGGGGAACAGACCGACAGTTGCCAATCTCAACCACTATCTGACAAAATTTGAACAGCTGGGCCTCCTCACCCCAAAACGCCAGTGTTCTCCCGAAATTGTTGAAATCCTGAGTAAACTTGCAGTAAAAGAAGGTACATTTCCTCTCTACGCGAAAGCAATTCAAGATGAAGCACCTGTTTCCTATTATTACGGCAAATGGACAACCCGATGCTGGCGGGCCATGCGTGAAATGCGTATTGGCATCTATACTCAACAGTTCAACCTGATAGATGATGCCCAGGAATTTCTGGAAAACCAGTGTCGAGAGCTGGTTGATACTCCCCCACCAACTGTCCAGGTTATGACAGATCCCTTCGATGCTGACTGGTTCCGCGGGCTCCCCACCTCCTTTCAATTCTACCTGCTCAGCAATGTCCTGCAATACGGCCAGGAAACACTCTCCGACTATCCGGAGATACTCGCATTTCTGTCGGATGAAACAGAATTTTCATCACTGGGTGTTGATGAATTCCTTCCGTTTAAAAGATTACTTTTTATCGAACTTCTTTTCAGAGGGTGTTTTTCCGAGGCAAAAGAACTCGTACTCTCCAACAGAAATTCATTCCAGGGAACCGGCGCCCTTGGCTCCCTCCATTTCCTCACAGGCAGTAACACAGAGGCCATCGCAGCTTATCAGGAAGATTTACGCTTCCTGGGAAAATACAGTAATGACGAAAACGTGGCATTTTTCGGCCCCACCGGCCTCTTTTATATCCTGGCACTGCTTTCTGAACAGGAAAAGGATTTTCCGGCCATCGCCAATCAGATAGGTATTGCCCTCTCTCTGTTTCGAACGGCAAAGGAAAACGATGCCTACAATTACCTGGCAACCGTTGTCAATTCCCAAATCTCGAAAGGTATGCAGGGCACCGAAATAATACTGCCTGAAGAGAAAGACAGAAACGCACTGACTGTCGTTTTTGCCGGTCTCTGCCAATACTGGCTGAACAGCTCCCTCTCTCCGGAACTGGAAAGAGAAATTCTCACTTTCTTCAACCGTGCCAGAACGGGGAACTATGATTTCTTCACCATCATCCTGGGTGACATTCTGGCCACCGTCAGCCATGACAACAGTGAATATATTGCCATAACGTCCTCCCTGCGCGAAAAATCAGGCATCCTTTCGCTCCTGTCCATTTTGGAGCCGGAAGAACCGTGGAAACGCAGCCTTCAGGCTCTCATTTACGCGACATCACAGGAGAAAGACAGCCCACAACAATCCATACGCCTGGTCTGGACCATCACCTTCAAAGGGACACGGATCACCATTGGCCCGCGGGAACAGAAACTGGCACCAGACGGAGAATGGACCAAGGGAAGACCCATTTCCCTCTCCAGACTCTACCAGACCAGCAAGCTGACTTATCTCTCTACCCAGGACAGAAAAATATGTGCTGCAATCAAAAAGGTTCATAATAATGAAACCCACAGCACCAGTTATTATTTTGATATGGACAGAGCCCTGGTTGCCATGATCGGTCATCCCTTGCTTTTTCTGGCTGAATCCCCGTCAACACCCGTGGAATTCGTTGCAGGAGAACCGGAACTGCTCGTGGAAGAACGGGGAGAATTTCTCCATATCCGTTTTTCCCAACCCATCTCCACCGACAATATCAGCTATTTCCGTGAGACACCCACACGGGTAAAAATCATCACTATCAACGAGAACCATCGCCGAATCGCTCAGATAACGGGAAAAGACGGCATGACCGTTCCCCTGTCGGCCAGTGAGCAGGTACTTACCGCCATCGGCAATATTTCTTCCTTCATGACCGTTCATTCAGCCATCGCCGCCGACAAGGCAAGCAACCGTGCTTCCAACATCACCTATGTGGAGGCCGATTCTACTATCTATATGCATCTCATTCCATATGGCACCGGATTTCGCCTGGAAATGTTCGTCAAACCGTTTGCCGAAGGAGGCCACTACCTCAAACCGGGACAGGGTGTGGAAAATATCATGGCCGAGGTCAAGGGAAAACGGCTGCAGACCAAAAGAAACCTGGCCCAGGAAGAGGAAAGAGCCAGAGATGTTGAAGAACTTTGTCCCATTCTTGATCTGGCCATTGACATGGAGCAGGAAAATGACCGGGAATGGCACCTCCAGGATCCGGATGACTGTCTCCAGGCCCTGACTGAGCTGCAGGCCATCCGGGACAAGGTTGTTATCGAGTGGCCCGAGGGAGAAAAACTCACAATCACCCATAAGGCATCCCTGGAGAATCTCAATCTGAAAATCCGCACAAACCGACAAAACTGGTTTGCCATGAGCGGGAACCTGACTCTTGACCAAGGCCAGGTCATCGAACTCAAAGAGCTGCTGGCAAAGGTAAAGAATGCCTCAGGAAGATTTGTGGAAATAGCACCGGGACAGTTCATCGCCCTGACCCAGGAATTCAAGAAACGTCTGGAAGATATGAATATCTTTGCAGACAGTATGGATGATGATTCCAATGAAATTCTCATCCACCCTCTGGCGGCCATGCCCCTGGAGAAACTTGCAGCACAGGCAGTAACCGATGCGGATGATGGCTGGAAAAAACAGATTGAAAGAATACAGGCTGCACAAAATTTCACTCCGGAACTGCCTTCAACCCTCCAGGCGGAACTGCGAGATTACCAGCGCGAAGGCTATAACTGGCTGGCCCGATTGGCCCACTGGGGAGTCGGCGGCTGTCTTGCAGACGATATGGGCTTGGGAAAGACTCTGCAGTCGCTGGCAATTATTCTGAAACTTGCCGCGAACGGGCCGTCACTGGTTGTTGCCCCCACATCTGTTTCCACCAATTGGCAGTCGGAGGTCACCCGGTTCACCCCTACCATCAATATAAAACTGTTTACCGGAAAAGATCGTGAGAAGACGGTCAAAAATCTCGGTAAATTTGATATGCTGATCACCACATACACTTTGCTGCAGCAGGAGAGTGAACTGCTCTCTTCGGTTAAATGGCAGACTGTCATCCTGGATGAAGCCCAGGCCATAAAAAATGCTGCAACAAAACGGTCCAAAGCTGCCATGTCCCTGCAGGCAGAATTCAAAATTATTACAACAGGAACCCCCATCGAAAACCATCTCGGGGAACTTTGGAACCTCTTTCATTTTATCAATCCCGGCCTCCTGGGAAGTCTGAACAGTTTCAACGAACGTTTTGCAATTCCCATAGAACGCTATCAGGACAGGGATGCCAAACTGAAACTGAAAAAACTGATCCGCCCCTTTATCCTTCGCCGGATAAAATCTCAGGTACTGGAGGAACTGCCATCGAGAACAGAAATCACCCTTGATGTGAAAATGACTCCCGAAGAAGCTCATTTTTACGAGGCACTGCGACAGAATGCCATTGACCTGCTGGAAAACAGCAAGAACAGAAAAGGACGCCATATCCAGATTCTCACCGAAATCATGAAACTGAGGCAGGCATGCTGCAATCCCCGTCTTCTGGACAATGACACCAGCATAGAAAGTTCAAAACTGAAAGTTTTCGCTTCGCTGGTGGAGGAGCTTATCGGCGGAAACCACAAGGCCCTGGTTTTCAGCCAGTTTATTGGCCATCTCCGGATCATCAGGGAATATCTAGATGAACAAGGAATCTATTACCAGTATCTCGACGGCAGTACCAGCTCAAAAAAACGTAAAGAACGGGTGGAAGCCTTTCAGTCCGGCCAGGGTGATCTTTTTCTCATCAGCCTGAAAGCTGGAGGCCTCGGGCTCAATCTCACCGCCGCCGACTATGTCATCCATATGGATCCGTGGTGGAATCCCGCGGTCGAAGACCAGGCTTCTGACCGGGCCCACAGAATAGGACAGACCCGTCCCGTCACTATTTACAGACTGGTCTGTAAAGATTCCATTGAAGAAAAAATCGTCAAACTTCACCAGGAAAAACGGGATCTGGCCGGAAGCCTCCTTGAAGGCAGTGATATCAGTGCCAAAATGAAATCGGATGATCTCCTCGACCTGATCAAGGCAAGCTGA